The Nicotiana sylvestris chromosome 6, ASM39365v2, whole genome shotgun sequence genomic sequence TTATACGTCTTTTATACTTTGTATATCAAGTATCACTTTAATTCAaaatgtatttttatatatatatatattttttttatatttatttgtgaagttccaccttttcttaagATGTATTTTTAATGTatatttcaaatatatttttttttgtcaaCTGCCATTTTAATTCAGGATGTATtttttatgtatattttttttgtatatttataTCTAGTGTCATCTTAATTAAATTTAAGacatattttttatgtatatttCACATGTCTAAGTGTCATCTTAATTGAAGATgtattttttatgtatatattttgtatattttatatGTGTTAATTtaatgtatatttttatatatacgtTTTGTATAAATTAGCATATATTATTATTGAAGTAATATCTTTatgttaaaaaaaagaagaaagaaggaagagaaaaacttaagaaaaagacaattaaaaagaaaaggaatggaACAAATTTAGAAGATATATTGGCTTCGGcagaaaataaaattaagaagaAAACCCCAAAAGGTAAAGAAGGAAAGATAatagataaagagagagagaaaaaaaaggcaTGATTTTTGTACAAAGAATTATTGATTTTTCATTCAATTTGTTTATGTTTAGGGATTAATAATTAATATTCCTATTTTAATGGAAATGTGTGCTACAAATATAAATATTTTCCTGCCACAACTGTAATACTGGGTTTCATGCTAAGAATTTGTTATATTTCTTCTAAACTGTGACAGTTATGGAAAGTTCCCGTTTGATTGATGATGTAAGAAACTATACATCATTAACACGCAGAATTAAACCACTGTTTATGTGTCTTGAAACAACTTAGGCTAAGTAGTAAGTAAAACATTAGACTAGAGGACTTCAACTATTATTTACTGTGAAATgatttgttattgaatatttttgcTTGATGTTTGACACTGGCTGGACTTTAAAGGCAAAGGAAGCCAATGTCTCAAAGATTAATACATTATGTTTTGCTTTCACACATTTTAAGACCCATTCGTAACCCTCGATCAGCACAAATTCAGTAGGAGTACATAACATTAGAAAAATTAAATTGTTGAAAAGCGTTTTAATTTGGTCACCGGTTGAGAGCTACATATGGCATAACTAGTTTCATAATTCACAAAGTTGAAGACACCAAACTTAACTAGTTTCAGTAGGAGTCTATGTTCATTCTCAAATTAGTTAGTATAACATTTTATAAGGAGAACAATTGGCTTATAATAACAACACCTGCTGCTTCCTCTTTATCTTGGTTTTCTGTACAAAGCCATCTATTGACTGGCAAAAGAAACACTAAAGCCATCTATTAATAGTAGCATTATATCTACAGAATCTCCCACTCAGATTCAGAATGATCATTAGCTGACAATTTTTTTGTGTTCGCGTTCGCGGCGTGAACCTGCATCACCTTGTCTTCATCCTCTAGGTTAGGCAGTTGATCTCCATGTAATGCCCCAAGCTCCTCATACTCTTTCCTCGTCGCCTTCTTTTTCGTAGAAAATACTTCCCGCAGCTTCTTCTGAGAAAATAACTGAACTGTCAACAAAATCTAGATTCGCGATGAAACCACCCTCCCACCACAACCAAACCAACAAAAACCATATAAATAGAAAGCAAGAAATGCAAATATAACACGAGGGGAAGGAGGAGAGGGAAATGGGACCTTGTACGACTTCCGTTTGACTGAGCCCTGGGGAATATGAAGCCTGCCCCCATCAACCAGAACACATGTTCCCCCCAAATTTGATTCATCAAACTGCTCTACAATTTCCACATCGAACTCGTTTAAATCATACTTCTCCAGTGTAGTAGAACAATATCTATCTGTTCTTTCTGTAAAAGATAACATCAGCAGACACAAAAAGAATGAGAGAGGATTTTAATAAAGGTGCAATTTTGAGGAATCAGGATGGAAATATCTGAAAAGCAGGAGTATGCTGGTCGGTTGCATAAAAAAAGATATAAAACCTACTCTCCAAGATTATATCAGAGTAATAATGAGTCTAGCATTACGGGTATACAGAAAAATggaagcaaaaaagagaaaggaggAAATCCTTTTTTACTGATAAATATTGTAAGTACCTCCGTGGGATTTATTGAGCTCCTCACGAGCAACCTCAGCGTTGTGAGTATTACTGCTAATTTCTGATCCAGTCTCACCTGCCAACTCCTTGTCCGTATGCCTATCTGCTGCCATATAAGAAGTTAACATAGAAAAGGAGTGAGAAAAATAAAACAGAATACTGCTAAACACATATACCATGAGAGTCTGATTGCAAGTCACAAATAACGGCTGTGTTTCTGAGATCTGGTTGACTCTTCCCAACAGATTCAACTGATAAACTCATGTCAGAAGCTGCAGCATTACTCGAGATTCCAGCAGCAGGCACATTTGTATCCATAATATGATTGTAAACCTCCTTTGTTGCTTCTACAGAATCATGTCCTTTAACTGAGGCCGAGGGCGAAGTCATGGTCATGCAGTCAGATGCCACTTCAAAATCTCCCCTAACCTTAGAAACTGAGGAAAATTTGATTGCATCCCTTGAGACGAGACAGATAGCATCAGACTTCTTAGATGGAGAATGACTATCTCTAACAATCTCTTTGATCCCAACATTTTGACGTCTATAGACtcctccatttttgcttttccctGACACGTCATAAATTAGTCTACTAGCAGTTTTTTTCTGGGCCACTAAAATGATTGATAATCGGTATCCTTACCCTTGATCACTTGAGTATCATCAATTAATTTCTTAGTAATTCCCCTCGGGTTGTGTCCTTTAAGGTTTGCTTTCAGCTTCTTCTTGATTTCAGTGTGAGCATAGGGGTTCAGAGACAAGTCAGTAGCTGCGACTTTCACGGGATCTATGTTACAATGAGGATGCATATCTAGCATCACATCTGAATAGAACCTCTTGACACTTGCACCAACAGTCTGCACCTGATTTTCAACATATCTAACGGTGTCCTGTGATATATCGTGTTCCCAGTTACGATGGTGAATGCTTAATTGGTCAAAGTAGTGCAAGGTGAATAAAAGATACTACACATTGAAATTATGAACAAGTTCAAGATGCAATTGACCCAATTTGGTTATTAAAAAACAAATGTAGTATCACTCCTTTTGATACATTAACATGATAAGCACCCGATCCTTCCAATGAAACATAGTTTACCAACTCAAGAGTTCAGAAAGTAGCAAACATAAATTTCATGTGAATGgaaaaatgaaataaatgtagtatttctttttaaACTAAAAGAGAGCAGTCTTCTAATAAAACTCAAGACAAGATCAGCAGTACTGCAACAACTACGCCTCAATTGCTAAGCTTGTCGGGATCAGCTGTATGAATCCTTACTAAAAAAAAGGGCAGCCCAGCGCACAAGGCATCCACGTTCACGCAGGatccggggaagggccgcaccCAAAGGGGTAAGATGTAGACAGCCTATCCTGATGTAAGCATTAGTAGCTGCTGCCATGGCTTGAACCTGTGACTTATAagtcacacggagacaactttaccgttgctccaaggcaTCCCTTCCTAACCATATAAATATAGGAATCCTTAAACCATATAAATATAGGAAGTTGCTTGTCATGCAGAACTTGAAGTACAATGCTATCACCTAACTGCAAAAGTCAGGATATAGTTTTTGCCAATTCTAGCATTTTGTTAATCATTGAGACAAGTTGAAGTATCAAACATGTCCAACCTACAACAAATTTCTAATAAAATAAGGCTAGTATTATGGGCAACGAATGAGGGGCAAGTTTGTATAGTCTTTATCTAGACTTTCCTCTTACTAAACCCAATGTCTTTTTCCTTGTAACAAAAGATACAAGCACCTATTAGTTGGGTACAAAGGATATATCGAACATATGTTGTCACTAGTTAAACAGGAATAAAGAAAAGTTAATTTAGAGAGGAATGAAGTTTACCTGGTACATAACCTCTTCCATCTCCAAACACATAGCTTCAAATTTGTGGTATATATTTCCAACCCATGATATACCTTTCATATCCATTGCATAACACTTTGATACCTTTTCCGGGATTCAACAAAGTACTGCAATATGATATAGCTTTCAGCTGCAGAACTCGACAAGTTGCTGCACTATTAGAGCTTGTATAAGatcataaataaaaaaattctctTGAGCAAGATTATTCGCCAACTTCAATCAAATGCATGAGCCACCCCCTCTCTAAATCACCGCACTGATGTAAAATTGATGCCCCAAGATAAACAAGACACAAATAATCCAATCTCCACAACAAAGTTCAAACGGTGCACTCATAGAACCATTTATTAGTATTAGCAAAATTCTGTTCATTGTTTACCTGAATTATAACAGTACAGTTGAAACTCTCTAAACAGAACTTGAAACTAAATCAGAATGCTTTGAATTAGCATATAAATAGCACAAGCTCGTCTATTTGTAACATTATTTTATTTCTCTGGATTAAAGGGACATGGTAAGTATTCTTATAATAGGATGATCCGACCTACTGCTACATTAACAGTCATTGAACCGATCAAGTAAAAGAATACAAAATAGTCCAAAAACTCAACCATTTAACTAAGAGAAGTCATTTGATAGGCTCACCGGATAAGTTCACCCCGTGTTTCAACAATCAAAACTTCAGCCGTTCATAAGTTTCACAAATCAATCAGCAAAACAGATATCTTAGATAATTATAAAGAAGGCAAGAATGGAATTTTTTTAATAAGATGATGATGGCAGCCAAGTGCAGCGCAGGGGCGGATGCAGCTTTACATTACCGGGTTCGTCTGAACTAGTACTTTTAACGCGGCGCATAAATTTACAAAGCTCCACTAAAAATGCAACAAATAGTAGGTAACCATAATTTTTTGATAAGTTAGTAGGTAACCATAAGTCTAAAACTATAATAGGTTTAATCCGTAGAACTTAAATCTTGGATCCACCTCTGAGTGCAGCCAAGGGGTTTCTTAACGGAATGACGTTTTAGTGATTCATCATACAAATAACAAAACCCAGAACTCCTTAAAAAACTTGCACAGCTATAATTCTTGGACCATATGCTTCATGTATGTAGAGCAACTTTTTGGCCTACAAATGGACAAAATGGAATATCTGCAGTAATCAAGATTCCAAAGCCTTTTCGGTCAGCTAAAGTCAACAAAAGGGTTTAAGGAGCTTCCGTATTACCCAAACTACACCTCATACCAAATTTACAACAAAAGCATTCCAAACCCATGAAAT encodes the following:
- the LOC104214477 gene encoding uncharacterized protein isoform X2, whose amino-acid sequence is MDMKGISWVGNIYHKFEAMCLEMEEVMYQDTVRYVENQVQTVGASVKRFYSDVMLDMHPHCNIDPVKVAATDLSLNPYAHTEIKKKLKANLKGHNPRGITKKLIDDTQVIKGKSKNGGVYRRQNVGIKEIVRDSHSPSKKSDAICLVSRDAIKFSSVSKVRGDFEVASDCMTMTSPSASVKGHDSVEATKEVYNHIMDTNVPAAGISSNAAASDMSLSVESVGKSQPDLRNTAVICDLQSDSHDRHTDKELAGETGSEISSNTHNAEVAREELNKSHGERTDRYCSTTLEKYDLNEFDVEIVEQFDESNLGGTCVLVDGGRLHIPQGSVKRKSYKKKLREVFSTKKKATRKEYEELGALHGDQLPNLEDEDKVMQVHAANANTKKLSANDHSESEWEIL
- the LOC104214477 gene encoding uncharacterized protein isoform X1, giving the protein MDMKGISWVGNIYHKFEAMCLEMEEVMYQDTVRYVENQVQTVGASVKRFYSDVMLDMHPHCNIDPVKVAATDLSLNPYAHTEIKKKLKANLKGHNPRGITKKLIDDTQVIKGKSKNGGVYRRQNVGIKEIVRDSHSPSKKSDAICLVSRDAIKFSSVSKVRGDFEVASDCMTMTSPSASVKGHDSVEATKEVYNHIMDTNVPAAGISSNAAASDMSLSVESVGKSQPDLRNTAVICDLQSDSHADRHTDKELAGETGSEISSNTHNAEVAREELNKSHGERTDRYCSTTLEKYDLNEFDVEIVEQFDESNLGGTCVLVDGGRLHIPQGSVKRKSYKKKLREVFSTKKKATRKEYEELGALHGDQLPNLEDEDKVMQVHAANANTKKLSANDHSESEWEIL